The Rathayibacter caricis DSM 15933 genomic sequence TCCGGATCGGCGATGTCGAGCTCGATCGCGTGGAGTCCGGGGTGCTCGGTCGTGAGGGCGTCCAGGAGCGCCCGGCGCCGCCCCGCGACGATCACGGTGTTACCGGCGTCGTGCAGGCGGAGGGCGAGCGCGAGGCCGATGCCCGAGGTGCCGCCGGTGATGAGGATGGTGTTCCCGGTGAGGTTCATGTGGTCGAGCTCCTTCGTCGTACCGCCCCTGGTCGGGCGGCCCGAGCGACCCTAGGCCCGTCCGGCGAGGCGAGGCAGAGACCGGTCGTCCGGGGATGGACCATCCCCGGATCGGGTCGGCGGGCGTATGCTCGTGGTGATACGGAGACAGTCTCCGATAAGAACGGAGCGGCCGTGCCTCCCACCGAGACGACGCGCAGCCGGGCGCCCAGGGCGGACGCCCAGCGCAATCGGGACCTGATCCTCGACACCGCCGAGCAGCACTTCGCCGAGCACGGCGTCCGCGGCTCGCTCGACGCGATCGCGAAGAGGGCCGGCATCGGTGCCGGAACCCTCTACCGGCACTTCCCGACCCGCGAGGCGCTCCTGGCGGCACTGCTCGCCGACCGCGACGACGCGCTCGTCGCCCGGCGTGAGGCGCTCCGCGACGGGTCGGTCGACCCGGCCGAGGCGCTCGACGGCTGGCTCCGCGCGGTCGTCGACTGGGCGGGAGCCTACGAGGGCCTCCCGGACCCGCTCCGCGCCGCGACGAACGCCGACTCGTCCCCCCTCGCGATCACCTGCGAGGGATTCGTCACCACGACGGCCGAGTTCCTCGACGCCGCGCAGCGCGACGGCCGAGCGCGCAGCGACGTCCGGGCGCGAGACCTCTTCCTCGCCGCGCTGGCCCAGAGCTGGGTGCGCGGCGCCGCACTGGCGGACCCCACGTCCGGCGCGGCTCTCGCCGAGCTCACCCGCAGCGGCTGGGAGACGTCCCCCGTCCCCGGCCGGGGCTGACCCCCACCACGACCACCCCTACGACCACCCCCTCACGAAGGAGACAGACATGACGCGCATCGGGATCATCGGCAGCGGAGACATCGGGAGCGGCATCGCCCGCCTGGCGATCGCCGCCGGGCACGAGGTGCTCCTCGCGAACTCACGCGGTCCGGAGTCGCTCCGCGACCTGATCGAGGAACTCGGTCCGCAGGCGCGGGCCGGCGACGCGCTCGAGGCCGCGGAGTTCGGGGACATCACGGTCCTCGCCGTGCCGCTGGGCGCCTACCCGGGCCTGCCCGAGGGCGCCCTCGACGGCCGCACCGTGCTCTCGACCGGCAACTACTACCCCCACCGCGACGGACGGATCGCCCGACTCGACACCCTCGAGCTGACCACCGCCGAGCTCGAGCAGGAGCTCCTCCCCGGCGCGGTCATCGTCAAGGCCTTCAACAACATCCTCTGGCACCACATCCCGAACCTCGCCCACTCGACCCCGCGCACCGCGCTCGCGGTCTCCGGGGACGACGAGCAGGCCAAGGCCGCCGTCTCGGCGCTGGTCGACGACCTCGGCTTCGAGCCGGTCGACGCGGGCACGCTCGCCGAGTCGTGGCGCACGGAGCCCGAGTCCGGCGCCTACACGCCGGTCTACGCCGCCGACCTCGAGGGCCTCGCGAAGGACTACCTCGCCGACCCGGGTGCGCCCGTGACCGCGGACCGGCTCCGCGAGATCATCGCCGCCTCGCACCGGGCGGACGTCGCCGCGCGCCAGTTCTGAGGACGCGGTAGAGGAGGGGGGCGGCTGCCCGCAATCCCCTCCCGACCCGCGCGCGGCTCCGGCACCGTGGTCGTCATGAGGAAGCTGCACTACTCCAGCGGGACCATGCTCGTCGCCGATGTCACCTGCAAGGCGGTCCTCCGCTACGCGCGCGCCCTGGCCGATGTCGGCAAGTCCGACGTGATCTCCGTCCCGGTGATCACCGAGGGTGGGAGCAGCGCCACGGCGCACCTCCTCATCGGACCCGCGAGCCAGCTGTGGTCGACGCCGGTCGAGAACAGCCACGGCGAGGAGCCGGTCGATGCGGAGGCCATCGCCCACATCGAGCAGGAGACGCGGCGGATGCAGCCCTCGCGGCCCGCCTGGAACGAGGAGATGACGGACCTGCCGGACCTGGACTTCCTCACGTACCCCGACCCCGCCTGAGACCTGTCGCCCCGGCTCAGAACAGGATGCGCAGCCGCGCGGGAGCGCTCACCGAGGGCGAGACGGAACTGCTCCCGCCGTACTCGACCGTGACGAGGTGCCTCCCTCGCGGCAGCCGCGGCAGCAGCACCGAGGCGCGACTCCGCGTATCGGTGCCGACCGCCGCCGTCGCGACCACTTCCCCGTCGACGAGGAAGGTCACGGGCCCGGCCGGGGAGGACGCGTCCGGCACGGTGACGACAGCGGTCGCGCGGACCCGCTGCACCGAGAGGGCGGTGCTCAGCGCCAGCCCGATCCGCGTCGAGGAGTCCGCGAGGGGTGCATCGGCGCTGACGTCGAAGCCTCCCCACCACACCGTCCGGTCGCTCGTCTCCCCGTCCGGGAACTCGTCCGTCGTCGGTCCGGTCGCGAAGCGCGCGTAGAGGATCTCGTCGTTGAAGAGGGGGTACACGTCGGTGGGAAGGGTGAAGGTCAGCGTGGATCCGTCGGCCGAGACCACCGCATCCTCCGAGAAGTAGAGGTAGTCGAATCCGATCCGGGGGTCGCCGAGCCCGAACGCGCCCTTCAGGGTCTGATCCGGGAGGAACGTGCCCGTCGGCCCCGTCACGCGGACCGCGTCTCCGAGACGGGCCGGCACCACGGTCGGCTGCTCGGGGCTGACGTAGTTGTACGAGTGGCGCGACCAGGCCGTCGACGGATCGTTCGGCAGCGTCTTCGTCGCGCTCCCGCCGGCGACCGCGGTCAGACTCCAGCGGACGTAGAAGCCCGAGTAGTACTCCTCCTGGCCCGTCGTGCAGGTCACCTCCACGAGGTCGCCGGGATCGACGGTGAAGTCGGCGGGGAGGGTGATGGTCGGCGACTCCGCCCACTCCGCCTCGGTCCTGGTCTGCTCGACGTACTCCTGCTGCGAGGTCGAGGACCAGCAGCGGACCGTCTCGTCGACGGGCAGACCGGGATCGGCGACGAAGGTGCGCACTCCGCTGTCGACGGACAGAGGCTCGTCGAAGCTGCCGAAGTGCCAGTAGTGGTAGGACTCCGGAGGAGTCGTGGTGAACTCGATCGGATCCGCGGGGGCCGCGTTCGCCGCGAGGGGTGCCGACACCATCGCGATCACCGCGATGCACGCCACGACCAGCGCCTCGATCGACCGTCTCATCAGCCAGCTCCTCACGATCGCCACGACGCGCGCCTCCCGGCCTGCACCGTTGCGGACCCGTGGTCGGTCCCACAGTAGGGAAGGACGTCCCGGCGCGATAGCTGTCGTGCCCGCCGGATCCGGGCCGCACCACTCGTCCCCGTCGCTTGACACCGTCTCGAGCGCCTCATCATCATTCAGGGACGATCGGCGGCGGCGAGCCGCCGGCACCCCGAGAGGAACGGCGCACCGATGCCCACCATGATCTTCGTCAACCTGGCCGTGGACGATCTCGCCCGCTCCCGCTCGTTCTTCGAATCGCTCGGCTACTCGATCAACGAGGGCTTCAGCGACGAGAACGCCGTCAGCGTGGTGATCAGCGACACGATCGTCGCCATGCTGCTGACCCGGGAGTTCTTCGCCGAGTTCACCAGCAAGTCGATCATCGACGCCACCACCTCGACCGAGGTGCAGCTCGCCCTCAGCGCCGAGAGCAAGGAGGAGGTCGACGCGATCCACGCGAAGGCCCTCGCCGCGGGCGCGACGCCCGCCGGCGAGCAGGACCACGGGTTCATGTACTCGAAGAGCTTCGACGACCCGGACGGCCACCACTGGGACTTCGTCTGGATGGACCCGGCGGCGGCCGGCGGCGCGCCGGAGCTGACCCTCGAGGAGATGCGGGAGAACACGACGCACAGCTGAGCCGCGCCGGCCCCGGATCAGCCGACGGGCGCGGGAGGCGTCGTGCAGCGCTCGGACAGGTCGGAGTAGACGAGCCCGTCCGGCAGATCGGCGCGGAACGCCCTCCGCGTCTCGTCGTCGTCGAGGACGGACCAGTGCACCTCGTCCTGCACCTCGGGCTCGAACTTGTCCCACTCGAACCAGTTGACCATCCGGATGCTCGGGAACCGCGTCGCGACGTCCTCCGAGAGGACCTGCCGCCACCAGGCCTGCTTGATCGCGAGCTCCCCCTCCGGGTCGCCCCGCGGCACGACGAGCGCCGCCGTCTCGGGGATCGCGACGGGCTTCCCGTGCTCGACTCCGTACGTCCGGTAGAAGTCCGGCGCCGCCGTCTCGTCACCCGCAGCCCCGCTGTAGGTGCCGGTCAGCTGCGCGGCGAACTTGCCGGGCTCGGGCAGCTCGTTCTCGCCCCACGGATGCGCGGAGCCCCAGTGGTAGAGCGACATGCCCACCCAGTCGACGGCGTCGTCGCCCGGGTAGTACGGCGCGTAGGGGTCGTCGTCGAGGGTGAGGACCCCGTCGCCGGTCGTGTCGAGCAGGGCGAAGTCCGCGGTCCCCGGCTGCGCGGCGGAGGCACCTCCTGAGAAGGGGTACCCCTCGGCACTGTTGGGCGCCCACATCATCGCCGTCCCGGGAGCGTCCGCGTGCACGGCCGCCGCCACCCGCCGGAACGTCTCGACGTACGCCGTCGGCTGCTGCCCCCACGCGTACCAGGAGCCGTTCATCTCGTGCGCGAACCGCACGATGACCGGCACGCCCCGCTCGTTCACCGCGGCGGCCAGGTCGGCGATGTCGGCAGCGACGTCGTCGGTCACCGCGGCGAGACCGCCGATCGACTCCAGGGTGAGCAGGAGCGTCCCGCCGTTCACCCGCAGCTGCTCGGCGGCCGCGTGCACCTCGTCGCGCTCCCCCGCGGTCAGCGGGAGATCGGCGAAGGCCACCGCGACGGACGGGCGCTCGCCCAGAGCCGTGCTGTACTCCTTCAGCGTCTCGGCTCCCCAGTCCAGGTTCACTCCGAAGAGCGTGCCCTCCGCGGGCACGATCTCGGCGGCGGGGCGGACGACGCACGACGCGATCGCCCCGGCGGACGGGCCCGAGCATCCGACGAGCCCGGACACCACTGCCGCGAGGGCGAGCGCGGAGAGGCGTCGGAAGCGGGGCACGTTTCACGGTAACCGCCTACCCGATGGCTGCCGGGTGCTGCGGATCCCCTCTGCGGCCCCCCATCAGCGGGTCACGGCAGGGCGGAAAGGCTCTTCGTGCGGTCGCCCCAGCGGTGGGAACGCGGACCGGGGCACCCCGTTCGGGCGCCGTGTGCCGGACCGCGACAGGATGGGTCCTGCCTCCGCAGCACCGCGGCCGCTCGAGAGAGGAACCGACGTGGGACTGTTCTCCCGACGACGTCCGGCCGACCCGGATCCCGTTCCCGTGGTCGTCGATCCGGTGGCGGGGACCGCGCGCGTCGGTGCCGACGCCGTGCCGCTGTACCCGCTGGTGATGGACGATCGCGCCGCCGCATCCCTGCGCTCTCGGTCCGACGGCCCGCTGCTCAGAGTGCACGACTCGGGACTGATCGTGGCGTACGTCCTCGAGCGGGAGGCGGCGTGGGAGTACGTCACCCCGGCGACGGCGGAGCGGCTCGGCCTCACCGAGGCGGCGGTCGCGGAGGAGTCGCTCGCCTGGCTCGCGCGCATCGCCCCCGTCGCGTCGGGCGGCGACGGGCGGTTCCGCCTCGAGATGCCGGAGGGCAGCGAGGACCTCGCGGCGTCCCTGATCCTGCGCGCGGACGTCGTGCACGCGCTCGTGGACGAGTTCGTGGCCGGCGACCCGGTGGTCGCGATCGGGCAGCGCGTCGCGATGCACCTCTGCGGGACGGACGACGCCGAGGCTGTCGAGGGCCTCCGCGAGCTCGCCCGCGGCCTCTACGAGTCCGGCGACGCCGCTCCGGTCAGCACCGCTCTCTACCGGCTCGGCGCCGACGGATCCGCCCGCCCCTGGTGACGCGGTCGTGTCGCCTCCACGGGCGACCGTGCCACCGCAATCCCCTGCGCCGGCGGACCGACGCGAGTACAACGAGAGGATGCAGCGCATCTTCTACGCCGGCGACTCCGTCCTCACCGGGACCGACATCGCCCAGGCCGTCCTCGCCTACGCCCAGGCACTCGCGGGGAAGCAGTCGTCGGCGACGGTGGACATCCCGGTGCTGCTGTCGACCGGCGAGCGCGGCGAGGCCTCCATCCTGATCGGCCCTTCCAGCCAGCTCTTCTCCGAGACACCCGAGGAGGAGTCGGCGAGCGAGCTCACCGACGACGCCCTCGTGCAGCACCTCACCGAACTCGCCGGCGCTCTCGGAGTCGCGCGGCCCGTGGTCGAGTCGGCCGCCGACATCGCCGCGCAGCACCGCGACGACGTCGATCTCGACCTCGACTTCGACCCGCCGACCCACGCACGGGAGTGAGTACCAGGCCGCTCGGGCGTTGAGACGGGTCCCCCGCACCACCGCCCGCGGGTCGGACGCCGACACGCTCCCGCGCTCGGCGAATCAGACGGGATCCTCCGTCACGCGGAGCCCGCCCGGGGAGTAGGAGTCGGCGACCCATCGCCTGACCCTGTCCCCGTCGATCACGACCGCCGGCCCGCTGCCGTAGCGGAAGCAGAGCGCGATCCTGGGATCCAGCCAGATCGAGGAGCGGCCGTTGCCCACGTTCGGCAGGTCCTTCCAGGAGAGGTAGAACGATTCACCTCGGCGCAGCCGGATCCCGATCACGGCTTGCAGATGAGCGAGGACGCGGTCGTCGAAGTGCACGTCGAGCCGCGAGTCGTAGACGAGTCGTCCCATGAGGATCCTGCCGTCGGGTGCATCCGGGGTGGATGCCGTTGCCACGCGAAGGGGGTCCGGATGGGGTCGGGGTGGAGGCTACGCCCAACGACCCGGCGCGCGTGTGCTTTCTCCGACAATCGACGCGCATCTGCGCCGTCGACGCGAAGACCGGACCCGGCACCCCACCGCTCGCGGGACTTCGAGTCGTTCCGGGCGAGCAGTATCGGGCGGTCTCGTCCGCACCCCCGGCCGAGGCGTAGGGTCCGAGCATGACCGCACTCCTCAGCACCGCGACGGGTGTCTCCACCCCGCCCCCACGCCCCTCCGCATCGCTGGCCGCCGTCGACGCCGGGTCGCACCGACTCGGCGCAGACGCCGACGGTCTCCTCGAGGAGGCCGCTCGACACGCGCGCTTCTGGGCGTCCTACGACGCCGACCCCCGCTCCTCCACCGCCTGGGCCGACGCGGCGACCTCGACCTGGCGGCGCCCCGACCGCAGGGCGATCACTCCGGTCCGCGAGGGCCTGGACCAGTGGGACGGCGAGGGCGGCTACGACCCCGAATGATCACCACCCCTGCTCGATGAGGTACTCGGCGTCAGTTCTCCAGGGCGACGGATGGCCGCCACGGGCGGCGGTGCCGGGACGGGACCCGTTCGCGGTCACCGCGGCGGGCGGATCCGTCACGGCGCCTGCGACGAGGCGGGAGGATCGGTGCCGTCCGACCGCCGGATCCCCCTCGGCTCGTCTGTGACGACCATGTCCCGGCCGAGCCCCGGCCTCAGAAGCTCATGCAGCCACAGCCGGTTGAGGACGACCAGTCGAGAATCGTCGAAACGGTACTCGAGCAGCGCGGCGGGCTGGACGAGGATCGCGTGCGAGCGGTACTCCGCCTCGTGAAGCGTCCGCCAGGTCAGCCGGAACGGAACTCCTCGCGATATCCGCATGCCGACGGCCGTCCGCACGTGCGAGAGCGTCCGGTCGTCGAACTCGATCCGGCGGCGCCATGCGCCGAAGATCAGTGCACCCATGGTCACGTCCTCTTTCCTCGGTCGAGCGGCCCGCGGAAGCGCGGTGCAGCCGGCGCGGAGATCCGCGGGATCGAATCCGCGACAGGAGCGGACAGGTCATGAGAACCGAAGTAGGGAGGTGACCGACGCTACTCCCCCTGAAGGCGGAGGACGTCCGGATGCCCGAGTCCCGTCGGTCCGGCTGCCCCTGCGCCGCGTAGTGGTCCTTCCGCGCCTGTGATGCGTGCCGACGCGTTGCCCCGAGACAGGAACGGCATACCTTCTGTCCGCCTAGCCTCGCAAGCCCCGTGCACGGACCCGTCGTCCGTACTGACACTGAGGGAGTGCAGCAGCCGACCGACGCCTCGACGGGCATCCCGACCACCGACGGAGGCACCCGCTTCCGGATGCGCAGCGTTCGCCGCCCCGACTCGAAGCTCGACGCGTTCTGATGCCGACATCCGGCTCCTGTCCCGGAGACAGCGACGCTCCGAACCCGCCGGACGAACCGACGATCGTCTCGTCCGCACTGTCGCGGCACGCGGCCGTCGTGCACCAGGCCGCCGGCTTCGTGGGCGCCGGCCTGCGGGTCTCCCCCGACGACGCGCTCGCGATCCTCGAGCGCGAGGCGCGGCGGCTCCGGATCGACCTCGCCGTCCTGTCCGCCGACATCGTCGAGCGTCGCCGCCCTCTCCCCGCTGCGGACTGATCGCCCCCTCCTCGCTGGTCGAGCAGCCCCGAACCGCTCGCTGGTCGAACAGCCCCGAACTGCTTGCTGGTCGAACAGCCCCGAACTGCTTGCTGGTCGAACAGCCCCGAACTGCTTGCTGGTCGAACAGCCCCGAACTGCTTGCTGGTCGAGTAGCCCCGAAGGGGCGTATCGAGACCCACGTCCCCCCGAAGATCTGCCTCCTCTCCTCTCCTCTCCTCTCCTCTCCTCCCCGCCCCGCACTCCAGCCGACCCGCACTCCAGCCGACCGCGCCCCCTCCGCTGGCTACGCTCGGATTCGAGCACCGCACCGCCGCGCGACGAGGAGCCCCCGATGAGCACCAGCCCCGGTCCCCTGGACATCGCCTTCACCGCGCCGATCGGCGTCACCGTGAAGGGCGAGCTCTGGTCCTGCGTGGAGGTGCCCGGCTCGGTGGAGCTGTTCGGCACCGGCAAGGCGGTGAAGATCCGCGCGACCGTCGACGGCGAGCCGGTGACGGCAAGCCTGATGCCCACCGGCGCCGGCGGGCACATGCTCTCGATCAGCGCGAAGCTGCGGAAGGCGCTCGGCAAGGACCTGGGCGACGAGGTCGCCGTGCGCCTTCTCGAACGCCTGACCTGACGCGGCCGGGCCGCTCACGGGGTCTCCTACCCGCGGGCGACGCCGGATCTCGACCCACCTGGCACGATCGGTGCATGCCGACGAGCACCGCACGCACCCGATCCGCGACCGGACTCCGTCGCTCCGGAGGCGCCGCGGCACTGGTCCTCCTCGCCGCAGCGCTCGGCGGCTGCGCGCTCCTGAGCAACGAGTACTCCCGCCAGCAGATCGACGTCGAGGAGTTCGCCGACGACCGCTGGACGGAGTGGGAGCCCCTGAGCGGCCTCGAGGTCGTGAGCGACGAGGTCTGCGCAGGCCTGGTCGGCTGCCTCCAGGCGGTCGCTTCCGAGGATCTCGTGGTCCTGAAGTTCGACTCCGCATCCTCCGCCGGTGACTACGTGGACGGAGCTGGCGGGTCCGTCCATCAGATCGATCCCCTCGTCGTCGACTTCCGCGGCACCGGCCTCTCCACAGCCGACCAGGACGCTGTCCTGAGCACCCTGTCGAACATCAACGCGGACAGCCCCGACTGATCACCGTCGGTGATGGCGGGTCGGCGAGCACGGCGGGCCGAGGGATCGCGGGGAGGACGATCGTGCCGCCCCGACCGGCGCGGCGCGCTGCGGGGACGGTCATAGTGGCTCCATGGACGACGCGGTGGACACCCTCCTGAGCGGCCCGCGGGGCCGACGGCTCTGCCTGGAGGTGGCGATGAGAGCGGACCCGGCCGTGAGGATGGTCGCGTTCCTCGCCTCTCTCGCCTTCGACCAGGGGACCAGCGTCCGATTCACCGCCTCCGACGGCGACTCGGGTGAGCCCGAGGCCCCCGATCCCGGTCCGGAGGAGGTCGCCGCCGCGATCGAGGCGCTTCCCGGTGGGGCGGTCCCCGACGACGTCCTCCGCGAGGGGCTCTGCGCGAGTGTCGACTCCGCCTGGTACTGGCAGGAGCCGAACGGGCAGGACATGCTCGCGTCGCTGCCGGCGGTCCGCTCGGCACTCGTCCGGGTCGCGGAGGACGTGCTCGCCTCACCGGTCGCCGCGGAGTGGACGCGGCCCCGCGGGTCGGAGCAGTGGGCGGTCGACTGGCGCCCCGACTCCGGTCGGCCCCTGCCCGTCGGCGCCGCGGCACTCCTGGAGGAGTGGGCGACGGACCTGCGCGCCGACGAGGAACGGGAGCGGCCGACCGACCCGCAGGCCCGCTTCTCCGGCACCTGGTGGTCCCTCCCCCTCCGTCTGCTGCAGACGCAGTCGCGGATCGAGGATCTGCTCGAGCTGGTCGAGGACTCCGCGGGGCTCGACGCGGCCACCGTGATCCCGGTGTTCGGCGACGGACGCACCCTCGAGATCGGCTCGGCGGCCGACTGGGCCGAGCTCTGCCGCGCGAACCCCGCCGAGGTCACCGCCTCCCGCCGGCACGACTGGTACCGCGTGACCGGGTGGGACGGACGCTGGCTGATCCCCGACTGGCAGCGCGTCGCGGCCGCCTGGGACGCCGTGCACCTCACGACCTTCGGCTACCTCTCCGCCGCGACGCGGTTGATCCCCGTCGGCGACGCCTACGGCTCGGTCATCGCCGGATGGGCACCCGACAGCACACTCCGCCTCACCGACAGCGCGCGCGAGGCGGACGGCCCGCGCCAGCAGTGGGTGCGCCCGATGGGCGAGGACCGCTGGCGGAGGGTCTGAGGGCGGCTTCGGAGAGACCGCCGCGCCTCTTGCTCTCGTGCTTGCATTTTGCAAGCATGGCTCGCATGAGCCTCTTCATCACCTGCCCGGTCGACAGCGTCGAGCGCGCGACCGCCTTCTACACGGCCCTCGGCTGGACCCTCAACACGGACATGTCCGACCACAACGTGTCGTGCTTCGCGATCGCGCCCGAGCAGTACGTGATGCTCGGCAGCCGCGAGATGTACGCGGGCGTCGGCGGCACCGAGGACCTCATCGGCGGGCCCGGCACGCCCTCGAAGGTCACGGTGTCGTTCGACCTCCCCAGTCGCGAGGCCGTCGACGAGCTGGTCGAGCGGGCCGCCGCCGCGGGCGGGCGGGTCGGCGACACCGACGACTACCCCTTCATGTACCAGCGCCAGTTCGACGACGTCGACGGCTACCACTACTCGCCGTTCTGGATGAAGCCGGACGTCGATCCGGCGGAGTGAGCGATCTCTCCGCGGCCCTCGAGGTCGTCGGCGCCCGATGGGCCCTGCTGATCGTGGAGCGTCTTCTCGACGGGCCGCAGCGCTACGGCGACCTGCAGCGCGACCTCGGCGTGCCGACGAACATCCTGGCGACCCGCCTGCGCGAGCTGGAGGCGGCCGGCGTGCTGACCCGGCTGCCCCTCCGGCACAACACCCGCGCCTACGCGCTGACCGACCGCGGGCTCGCGCTGCGCGAGGCGATCGCCGCGCTCGGGCGGTGGGGCGCCGACGGGAACGGAGCCGCGACATGACCGCACTTCCCGCGATCGGCGCCCCCGCCACCCGGGCGCTCGCGGCCGTCGGCATCCGCTCGCTCGAGGACCTCCGCGGAC encodes the following:
- a CDS encoding TetR/AcrR family transcriptional regulator; protein product: MPPTETTRSRAPRADAQRNRDLILDTAEQHFAEHGVRGSLDAIAKRAGIGAGTLYRHFPTREALLAALLADRDDALVARREALRDGSVDPAEALDGWLRAVVDWAGAYEGLPDPLRAATNADSSPLAITCEGFVTTTAEFLDAAQRDGRARSDVRARDLFLAALAQSWVRGAALADPTSGAALAELTRSGWETSPVPGRG
- a CDS encoding NADPH-dependent F420 reductase, which codes for MTRIGIIGSGDIGSGIARLAIAAGHEVLLANSRGPESLRDLIEELGPQARAGDALEAAEFGDITVLAVPLGAYPGLPEGALDGRTVLSTGNYYPHRDGRIARLDTLELTTAELEQELLPGAVIVKAFNNILWHHIPNLAHSTPRTALAVSGDDEQAKAAVSALVDDLGFEPVDAGTLAESWRTEPESGAYTPVYAADLEGLAKDYLADPGAPVTADRLREIIAASHRADVAARQF
- a CDS encoding Ig-like domain-containing protein; protein product: MRRSIEALVVACIAVIAMVSAPLAANAAPADPIEFTTTPPESYHYWHFGSFDEPLSVDSGVRTFVADPGLPVDETVRCWSSTSQQEYVEQTRTEAEWAESPTITLPADFTVDPGDLVEVTCTTGQEEYYSGFYVRWSLTAVAGGSATKTLPNDPSTAWSRHSYNYVSPEQPTVVPARLGDAVRVTGPTGTFLPDQTLKGAFGLGDPRIGFDYLYFSEDAVVSADGSTLTFTLPTDVYPLFNDEILYARFATGPTTDEFPDGETSDRTVWWGGFDVSADAPLADSSTRIGLALSTALSVQRVRATAVVTVPDASSPAGPVTFLVDGEVVATAAVGTDTRSRASVLLPRLPRGRHLVTVEYGGSSSVSPSVSAPARLRILF
- a CDS encoding VOC family protein, giving the protein MPTMIFVNLAVDDLARSRSFFESLGYSINEGFSDENAVSVVISDTIVAMLLTREFFAEFTSKSIIDATTSTEVQLALSAESKEEVDAIHAKALAAGATPAGEQDHGFMYSKSFDDPDGHHWDFVWMDPAAAGGAPELTLEEMRENTTHS
- a CDS encoding glycoside hydrolase family 26 protein, which codes for MPRFRRLSALALAAVVSGLVGCSGPSAGAIASCVVRPAAEIVPAEGTLFGVNLDWGAETLKEYSTALGERPSVAVAFADLPLTAGERDEVHAAAEQLRVNGGTLLLTLESIGGLAAVTDDVAADIADLAAAVNERGVPVIVRFAHEMNGSWYAWGQQPTAYVETFRRVAAAVHADAPGTAMMWAPNSAEGYPFSGGASAAQPGTADFALLDTTGDGVLTLDDDPYAPYYPGDDAVDWVGMSLYHWGSAHPWGENELPEPGKFAAQLTGTYSGAAGDETAAPDFYRTYGVEHGKPVAIPETAALVVPRGDPEGELAIKQAWWRQVLSEDVATRFPSIRMVNWFEWDKFEPEVQDEVHWSVLDDDETRRAFRADLPDGLVYSDLSERCTTPPAPVG
- a CDS encoding ATP-dependent DNA ligase, encoding MGRLVYDSRLDVHFDDRVLAHLQAVIGIRLRRGESFYLSWKDLPNVGNGRSSIWLDPRIALCFRYGSGPAVVIDGDRVRRWVADSYSPGGLRVTEDPV
- a CDS encoding ANTAR domain-containing protein, with protein sequence MPTSGSCPGDSDAPNPPDEPTIVSSALSRHAAVVHQAAGFVGAGLRVSPDDALAILEREARRLRIDLAVLSADIVERRRPLPAAD
- a CDS encoding DUF1905 domain-containing protein; its protein translation is MSTSPGPLDIAFTAPIGVTVKGELWSCVEVPGSVELFGTGKAVKIRATVDGEPVTASLMPTGAGGHMLSISAKLRKALGKDLGDEVAVRLLERLT
- a CDS encoding VOC family protein, coding for MSLFITCPVDSVERATAFYTALGWTLNTDMSDHNVSCFAIAPEQYVMLGSREMYAGVGGTEDLIGGPGTPSKVTVSFDLPSREAVDELVERAAAAGGRVGDTDDYPFMYQRQFDDVDGYHYSPFWMKPDVDPAE
- a CDS encoding winged helix-turn-helix transcriptional regulator, which codes for MSDLSAALEVVGARWALLIVERLLDGPQRYGDLQRDLGVPTNILATRLRELEAAGVLTRLPLRHNTRAYALTDRGLALREAIAALGRWGADGNGAAT